The DNA window ttcctgtgtTGATGGTTAATGGCTCCAGGGGGAATGTTAAAAAGCACTAGGCTGCCCTGTGAGCTGGGTAGGTTCAATCTGTACacctatttttttggggggaagggggggtgaaGGGGTACAATAATTGCAAAAAGCAGGTACACTAATCTTCTTGTCACTGCTGTAAGAAATGGATATCTAATTTTTCCCTTATTGACTTTTGGAGAGGTACCTGTTCCAATCTGTTCAGTGCCCCCTCACTCCATCACTATGGTCTACTACCACAAGTGTTTGAGTCTTCTTGTCACCAAGGTTAATGTCTTCAGATTCTTCAGATATAAAACACAGGCTGTGTGGGCAAAATCATCTAAggcatttcactttttcttttcctcccccagaTCAGGGTGGGCGAGGTCACTTGGTTCCCAAGAACAAAGCTTCTTGAGTGGTCTTGGCTTTCCCCTCTAAGGGGGTTAAAGAAAACAAGAGTTGTTTTGAAATTCCCGTTGGGTTATAGATGAAAATTAGTCTAAAGTGGCATTCACAGTTACGATAGGCAGTATATTTCAAAAGGCAggcgcgcgctctctctctctctctctctctctctcacacacacacacacacacacacacacacacacacacacgcatgcatgcacacacgcacacatgcacacatgcatgcacacaagaTGGAAACACTTTCCAGTCACTGGGCTCTGCTTGCTCATGTCAAATACTGCACCACCAGAAACATGATCACACAGGTGAGTAGCATCCCACCTATCATGAAGTACTTGTCTTGAAAGGCCCGCTTCTCAATAAGGCGCATGACAGTGTTGGATAACCCCAGCATGTTAGCAATATCCAGGATCTTCTTCTGAGTACCCTGGGaccaatgagaaagaaaagaaaaaaaaatacatgagcTTTTCCCATTCTGCATGTGGgagtgtatgtttgtgtataattgatagagagagagagacttaatcAACAGGCATCTTCTTGTttatccccaaaagaaaagaaaataaagacaaccACAATAAAAACTTTCCTTATATACTGGTTCATTCTCTGCCCCCTGCAATAAATTTTGAGGTCAGCTGGTTCATCCACTCTAGCTTGATCAGTCTGTAGGAACTCCACTAAATTTAGTCTGTGTAGTAGGGATGGGACTGAAGTGGGGAGTACACAGTTCATGCATAATGTACtatggaaaccaaaaaaaaaatacttatcatgaaagtgaaaaactttcaaaaccaataaagatgttttaattatttttagtatTATAGGTTGCACTGGGGTTTTATGTAAGAAAATTctttgggaaggagaaaggagatgggGAATTCAGCCTATTTTTACTATTGTGATAATATCCAACATATATTTCTGAGATGAATCTAGATCAGGGTGACTGAAGGATGAAACaggaagtgagaagagagaagatgaagaagTCCATAGGACATGGAGGCAGTGTGTGCATGTGAACCACTGTCGTTCTTCCTGGACACCAGTAATAGCCTCACTGCATAAAGCAGTTGCTCTCACTTAAGCCTGGCATTAAAGGAAATATGAGCAGTGTTCTTTTATTCTGTAGCAGGTAGGTGGTGATGACATGTGTGAATATAATGATCTAATGAACTAGATATTTTTCTTGGCtccaaaaggcaagtaatttTTCCACTGCATGGTGTGGTCTAGAGACCAAAGAGTCCAAGATTTGCTGAAAATGGCCTTGTGTTCGAAAAAACTGGTTTGTCGTTTATGATAATCAGGACACCTGCTGCCACATTTCATTAAAGTATTCTCTTCTGTCCtttcaaatgagaaagaaaagcaaaatcctCTGGCAGTGTAATACtcggaattttaaaaaaatctcaaaaccGTAACAATCACCTTTGGGGATGTATTATATTGCAGGTAATGGCCTAATGGGCAGGAATGGCCAGTAGAAGAACATTCCTCCTTCATAAGGCTGGTTCTGAGTATGAACATGCCTTTGAAGCATGCTTCAACAGTAAGGTATGACTATGACTGACAGTGAACCACTTCATAGCACTGCTCTTTGGGCACTGTTCTGGAATAGTGCTCTAAGAGTGACTACAGTCAGAATACCTCTGGGTGCCCCTGGCCATGACTCGATCAAACCAACAAATGGGGCAGCACCCTTAAGAGGATGATAGACACTAAGTAATCAGGCAGAGCTGACTCTACATCAATGCTGCCATCCAATGAATGGATGGGGTATACCAAATTCAGCTCAATGGAATAAAACCTCGAGGGTGATGGACTACTGATATTTACCAGGCTTGCTTTGTTCCAACAAAAACTTAGAGAAAAGGTCCATTTCCTAGTAACTGTTTCTCACATTCTGTGGCTAAAAGCACTTCATTCTCATGGGGCTCCACCCTGATAATGGGCATAAACCACATCCTATTCCCTATGGGGCCATACAGGAAAAGGGCTGGGGCTGAAGTATCATAATTGATATCAGGAAGATGTAATGTTTTGGTAAAAAGCTCCCAAGGCCTTTTCACCTCACCAGTGCCATTGCTTCCTGGATTGCCTAGAGCTAGAGAAGGAGGGAATTGTGGCTATTTGTTGGAGGACATAAGGAGGATCGGAATCCCTAAACCAGATCTTTGCTACAATCTTTACATTTCAGTATGAAGCGGAATTTGGAATGAGGTAGTTGGGCCTTGGAGGattttctttgggattttctatTCTTTGCACGATCCCCACGACAGTATCAATGCATAACTGTATTTCTCATGATTTAAATAATTACCCACCTGTAGTTAATGGACCTTATGAGCTTGTACATATGTTTACACACATGCTTCCtacaagatcacagatttagagcaggagGAAAGCTTAGAGGACAACTACTGGAACCCTCTCAtctggaaactgagacccagagtattatgacttgcccaaggtcacacagctagttaaatagcagaactggaatttgaatccaggctctcTCAACCCAAATTCAGGGTCCTTCCTactgcactatgccacctacctgaaCAGGGCAGTTTCACCAGTCATTTTTACAAGGACCTCACAAGCTCAGGAAAAGAAGAGACTGAGGGCAAAAAAAGACATCTAAATATTTCCCTCAAAGTATGGCCATGTCACAGACCAAGAGCCAATTTTCTGCTCCATGCTTCATTCAAAAGTAAGGTAAGAAAAGAACCAGGAAATGCTTAACAGCAAGAGGAGTTTGGAGATCTTTTGGATTATCCTAACAGTTCACCAAAATTAACTTTTAATACAAGTGACAAGTATCGATCTGATTAGAAATTTAAAACTTGAAGATTTTATCACACACATTAAGGTCTGAAGGAAGCTtaagcaaaaaacaaacctgaaaaacaaaaaaatgtcatCAGGGAAATCAAAACAACCTTAAGTAATGGACTGCTGGATGAGACCCAAGCAAGTGGCTCTGGCCCCATTCCCTAGAAGGAACCCCACCTTCAGGGTCATTCTCTGTGCCCTCAGTCCCTCCAGAATACTGTGCCCGCCTCCAATGAGGTCATCCATGCCGTGGTGAACTTTCTGGAGGGAAGAATTAAACTGCAGTGATTCATCCATGGGTATGGTGGTATCAGAGTCCTGTGGAGGAAATGCAGGGTCTCAATTAACCTTGCCTGCTTGCTCGCTCATCCAATCCCCTAGGGCCCCATCACTAACCCTTTTGGCTACATTAAACCCTAAGGTTGGCAGTAAGCAGGAGAGCAAAACTCAAACgatacagagggaaaaaaaagaaattcaaaattcAGGGTTGGGAATAGCAGGTGTTCCTGCAGTGGAAGAAGAAATTCCCATTACTTCCCAATTTAGGCCTTTACTGTCACTGTACTGCACTGGCACACCTCCTGCTAAGGCCTGTTTACATAAGACTCCTTCCTTCACCTGCCTCAGGCCTGGCCTAGGAAaaaattcctttcttcctctttgctGATACATAAGGATCACTTCTTTTAAGATCTGGCCATACACTCCTTTCACTTCACTTTTTCTCAGGAGGAGGTTGTGAAACACTTGTTTCTATTCTTTAGTTACTTTGTGCATGGACTGACTATCCATTCAACTAGTCTGCAAGCTCCCTAAGGGTAGATACTGTCTTCACCTCTTCTAAATTGCCCAAAGAGCCCGGCAGCATTATATTCATAAAAACACGTTTTTTGAGTGAATAAAAAAATGCAATTGTAGAGGGAACAAAGTAAACTTACGAGGGGTATGCCCATTTCCAAGTATGTGTCTGAAATTCATTGTTCTAAAGATAACTTTACTTATGGTGAAGGTGATCTTGACACAGAAGAACCATTGTCCATTAGTACTGTTTTTCCAGCTTAATCCTTTGCTGGATGTGCTACTGAGATCAGAACACTGACTGACTACCATCAAAATCCTGAACAGCTGCTGCATGTTTATGTCTTCAATTTGCCTCTGCAAATGTGATTTCTACCACTCTCGTCCTGTAACAGTGTTGAGGGAATAGAAGGGCTTCTCTTTGTGTACAGGGGTTCGTTTTCAGTTTGGGGTATAATGGGAAATGTTTTAATTGCATGTGATCACTTTTTTTATCCCCTTTCCTATTTGACAGAAGGATCTGGTTAACTGAGGGATTTCATAATAACAGACATAGAGCATCAAAACCCCTCCTTGTACTCAGGAAGCTTCTAGTTTGACTAAGAAAGTCaatagaatatttattaagcatttaatgtGTACCAGGCATGAAGTTGGAGATTTTCAGCCTGTCTCTAGCAAAGACTGAGTCTGAGATTAAGACCAATAGGTTTGACTCTATGTACCCAGGTGGGCCAACTCTGAATCAATGAAAGTATTCAGTGGCAGAAACAGAGGGCACacaaggaaacaggaaaatgaaGCTAGACAGAAAAGTGGAAAAGTTTGGTGTAATCCAGTCTGGGccgggtatttttttttttttggtgaggcaataggggttaagtgacttggccagggtcacacagctagtaagtgtcaagagtctgaggtcagattcgaaatcaggtcctcctgactccagggcccgtgctctatccacggcaccacctagctgccccatggggggggggggggagttactTTCATTAGGATTTCAAATTACCCTTTTCCTAGTACATTGTTTCTccacttttatcttttttccttataAATAAACCATAGAAAATGTCCTCTTGTCATCTGGTGTACATAGCAGCTGGGATTGGAAGAAAAATGATGAGGTGGGTACTGGAACCAGGCACCAAGATGGTAGCAGGTGAATAGGAAGTTAATTAGGATTGGGTGTGGCAGAGCATGGAACAGAGGGAGCTGAGAAGGTCCAAAGGCCAGAAGGTTCAAGAAATTCATTCTTTCAAGCTGGGTTTCAGTGACCAGAActctagaaaataatgaaaggtAAAAGCTATGgggtcaagggcagctaggtggtgcaatggataaagcaccagccctggattcaggaggacccgagtacaaatctggcctcagacactttacacttactagctgtgtgactctggccaagtcacttaaccctcactgctccattaaaaaaaaaaaaagttatggggtCAAAGACAAAGGTCTCCTgaatacattttaggaaggagttGGTGCCCTGAGAAGTTGATAAAGGCTCAGAGGGGCCTAGGGACCAGCACTAGATCTTTAGAAGCAACTGTAGTCTAGTACTATGCTCAACACACAATAGGCACTCAATAAGCATCAACTGCCTGAATAAACTCTGGTTCTTTGTCCATTTGTTCAGTAAGCATTAAATGCCTACACCATGCCTATTTTTTGAGGTTCTATATGCTTCTTTAATACCTAGGTGTAGTAGAAAATGTTCAagaaatctaggttcaaatcctgcctcaagcacttactTGCTGGgttgatcatgggcaagtcacttaaccattcagaCAGAAAGCTTTCTCACCTATAATATGGGGTCTGGAGTTGTGGTACTACATGCCTCACAAGGTGtttttttgaaaaatgctttgtaagccttcaagtgttacataaatgccaGTCCCTTTTATTATCTGTAGCATCTCTAGAGGCAACCTGGCATAGTGCAGAACcagccctgaagttaggaagccccaggttcaagtcctggctaTGTGTGATGccctgggcaagccccttaaTCTCTCAAGGCCCCAGGCTTTCTAGACTCTAAGTTGAAGAGCAGGTGTAATCTGGTTTGGCAGAAGGAATTCATCACTGATGAAATAACTggtccagtttaaaaaaaaaaaaaaagaaagagagaaaaaagaaagcattcacCATCTTCTGTGCCAGGAGATCATAGGCTGGTTACTTCCATAAGACTAGTGTGTCAGAATATGTTATAGGGTTCAGACAATATGGTTCCTATCTCACAGAAAGATGGATTGCTGTCTTATAAACATCACAAGGTCCCAGTAGAAGTACATTCAATCAGCCAGAACTTATTGAGTATTAATAAGGTCAGAACACACAtattaggtactattattgaGAGAAAAACATGATCTTTGACTGCAAGGAATCCTTTCATCTTAAGAGACTAAATTCAGAATGCCTACCAAACATTGAAAATAACTTGACAATTATGCTaagtcttgtttgtttgtttgttttttttagtgaggcaattggggttaagtgacttgcccagggtcacacagctagtaagtgttaagtgtctgaggctggatttgaactcaggtactcctgactccagggccggcgctctatccattgcgccatctagctgcccctatggtaaGTCTTACATAGTTTCTTATCACATTGTAGAATAATTCATAACTTACTTGGCAGCCATAGGAGACAACttactttgaagaaaaagaaactaaacagACTTATTCCAACAcatttgggcaattcactttgaTGGGCAATGGTAACAATGAGAATTATCCAGCAAGTGCCAAGTCTGGGTTCTGACAGGTCTCTTTAGTGAAAGTACAGGAAAAGATGTCACCATAAATAACTCACCTTGCAAAACATTTCATGCACACGATTGTGCATGAAAGAAGTTCTATATtaaacaatttaacttttaaaagctaaaaatgtTCAAGAATGTAGACAAAAGAAATCTATTCATAAAAACCAACAGGTCACTTTCAAACCAAGCTGAATTCTGGCAGTCCGGGCAAAAGCAAACTGTTAACAAATGCCTCTAAATTGCTACTTAgcatggaaacaacaacaacaaaaagatgccCTGGGCTTAAGTCTTAAATCCATTATACTAGCcatgaaaatcatttaacttctccagggctcagtttcctcttttgtaaaatagctCTGTACTATCATTATTAGTATTCCCATTATGTTAAGTGTTTTAGCATCATAAATCACTAGACATGAGCCTAACCTATCCCCTGAAGCACAACAGCAACTGTCTGAATCAGCAGCTTTCAAATGCTGCCTTCCTTATGAGCTGTTTAAATCTTAATCATCTGATCAGATAtgattagaacatttttttccaccaCATGAACTTACACATTTCTTCTTATACTTGAATACTTCAGCCAGGTAAATCTTACTTCTGTACCTTCTCTTAATTTAACTGCTTCTTTCTTAAATCTTTAGCAAAAGGAGTCCAACACACATTGTTTCTCTGTGTCAATGAAGGCAGGCCCCTGTCCTTTCCAGTAGGCCTTCGCCATTGCTCCTAAAGTCACTCCCTAAGCCTTCTGGCCCCAGCAAAGTAACAACTAGTACCCGAACCCCCACACCTCCACCCCTCACAGTGGCTTGGAACAACTGGCTTACTGACTTACATTTGTGGTGAAGGTTCTTGCCAGAagttcttctctctgcctctcctgcTGCTCCCTTGTATATCGCCGATGCTGGAAATTCCTAAGTGCAGTCTGCAGGTGCTGGACGTCATACTTTAACTGGTCGACACGGCTAGAAAAAAGTGATGAAGACAGATTAaatttcaaaacaaagaaaaatttgaagcagccaaaatatttatttaggatggaacatttttttctccttcccccactccccctcCCTCAGTAAAAACCTGATTTTGATCAATGATGTTGAAAATTGAAGTGGCCGCCTGTGGCTGGATTAGGGATGTGCCACATCCAGGGCACAGCCACTCTACTTCAGTGTCTGCTGGCTCATGACTCTGAAGGCAGGACAGGGAGCAGGTGACAGGAAACAGGTCTGATGAACTCTTTCTGACCTTTATTCCTTTGCTGTAAGGGGCCCAAGGGCAGTATCAGTGCAAACTGTCAATAAAGATTTAGAAAACCTTTGGAAGTTGGGgtagtttacattttaatttcatggccGGGTAGCAAATGTTAGATCAGTATTTTAATTATGAATTGATTGGTGTAGGAGATTAAGAACAAGATTGTATTTTGACCTAGGAACTCAGTGGGAATCAGAAACCATAGCAAAGGTGACCAGGCGGCAGCCGCCGAAGGCCCTGATTCTGGCCCCTTTTCTTCTTACTCTAAAGCCAGAAACACCCAGTTTGGGGGATCCGCCATCAAGAAGATGTGCAGTGAGGGGAGTGAGCACCTGACTTCTGAGAAGCCCATCTCCCTGGCAGCCTCCCCTCCTAGAGCCTGCTACTGCTGCACCTGCGAAGTACAGCTTCTAGCACTATGAGAGAGGCCTGCCCCAGGAGACTGACACCCAACCACCACAGTCCTTGAAAAGGCTCTAGCACTTACAGTTTGGCATTCTGGCGCTTATTAGGGGGTTCTTTGCTTGACAAAATCTCCAGGCGTTCCAGGCTGCTGAATATCTGGTCTATCCTTGCTTGGATTTCATTTTCTACTACTacataaaagagaagaaatataattGCTGGAAAAAGAGATCATGAACTGATGATATCAGAAAGTTCAAGCAAATACATCTTTTCCCTAAGAACTTAACAAACTAaaaaaacatactttaaaaaggaaaaaacaaaacaaaacccaagctGTAACAATGGAAAGCACAGAAAACAATCCCTTTGAAAGGAACTTGTA is part of the Dromiciops gliroides isolate mDroGli1 chromosome 4, mDroGli1.pri, whole genome shotgun sequence genome and encodes:
- the GOSR2 gene encoding Golgi SNAP receptor complex member 2 isoform X2; the protein is MESLYQQTHKQVHEIQSHMGRLETSDKESLHLVENEIQARIDQIFSSLERLEILSSKEPPNKRQNAKLRVDQLKYDVQHLQTALRNFQHRRYTREQQERQREELLARTFTTNDSDTTIPMDESLQFNSSLQKVHHGMDDLIGGGHSILEGLRAQRMTLKGTQKKILDIANMLGLSNTVMRLIEKRAFQDKYFMIEGKAKTTQEALFLGTK
- the GOSR2 gene encoding Golgi SNAP receptor complex member 2 isoform X3 — encoded protein: MESLYQQTHKQVHEIQSHMGRLETSDKESLHLVENEIQARIDQIFSSLERLEILSSKEPPNKRQNAKLRVDQLKYDVQHLQTALRNFQHRRYTREQQERQREELLARTFTTNGTQKKILDIANMLGLSNTVMRLIEKRAFQDKYFMIGGMLLTCVIMFLVVQYLT
- the GOSR2 gene encoding Golgi SNAP receptor complex member 2 isoform X1, producing the protein MESLYQQTHKQVHEIQSHMGRLETSDKESLHLVENEIQARIDQIFSSLERLEILSSKEPPNKRQNAKLRVDQLKYDVQHLQTALRNFQHRRYTREQQERQREELLARTFTTNDSDTTIPMDESLQFNSSLQKVHHGMDDLIGGGHSILEGLRAQRMTLKGTQKKILDIANMLGLSNTVMRLIEKRAFQDKYFMIGGMLLTCVIMFLVVQYLT